A single Oncorhynchus tshawytscha isolate Ot180627B linkage group LG01, Otsh_v2.0, whole genome shotgun sequence DNA region contains:
- the LOC112256870 gene encoding protein FAM83B isoform X1, whose product MMESEQLSLLSSLKGELQSEDYIHPHYKEAYRLAIDSLVNGGRESYQEFLKAERIGSFLSEDELHFITTNASHPLPSSHTEEINGPALDTPASKSSTGTYWPVHSDIVTPDLELGWPMVMHDKLQTNIDLLFHPPRLNSPTIKEVIRKQIQGARQVIAIVMDIFTDVDIFKEAVDASIRGTPVYVLLDEFHLQSFLSMAENQDIQIPKLRNMRVRTVKGQDYICRTGATFHGAMEQKFLLVDCQTVVYGSYSFMWSYEKINLSMVQVITGQLVESYDEEFRTLFARSSMPAVLAPPEGVLLERNGRHALAKYASQSSQAFERKDQLRHTLDTVYRKACERQMGMTSPIREMEERLYEEEPFQHRPMVNHGVSVQKHIHQFQSAETANFLKRHSYAGERQEVLHVPHNTRYGASNWNVAGDEGYHCAPGRSHFSNAMDDNSQGAQMYRGHNIRQSYHRNDKHSRSMQQNIPTLEHTAKSFLSTYRIESYLNNTDTPIGESCDYLDQYEALENKASSFIPSRVRSSLVFKSTIPEQPETNSYSKNSFIRQVDPSARQNNATYYSSMQRNPATSMENRMRQDEFIMKKQSLQILDDPRNNIGYGPGRDPHQSVYASLGRTKGGLVIKNPELLQDNWHKRHSVADPKSNIDYRDNKESSSHMYGGAFVRTQADSGGIRVGAQNGGYSSNLIEDQRSVSQYDVKNTVDIKRPPLSICKEPPSRTVSAAALDMNSKEPTYKSTSTALGSPRFLKKSSKKIRSLLNIPEKKEGSPLTKENVIPKRGGSSDTIVTEEEEQRPNRERKVASQSGTANPTRSPTRLKMDKNHFADDLGKSSAPRFSTDELQQNPPARATSIRTQGQPTAIDERHERASLASGNWRSDQGGSSRLYSRFEPFCSFEKKEPHSLQSATDPAPIHAPEKTKRMHSAKSNSNNEQHNHTGQQTTSHHENKLGKFIQRVGNFIHKNK is encoded by the exons ATGATGGAATCCGAACAACTCTCCCTGCTGTCCTCCTTGAAAGGAGAGTTGCAGTCTGAGGATTACATTCATCCCCACTATAAGGAGGCTTATCGCCTTGCTATCGATTCCCTGGTGAATGGTGGCAGAGAGAGCTACCAGGAGTTCCTCAAGGCCGAGCGGATAGGGAGCTTTCTCTCAGAAGATGAACTCCACTTCATCACTACAAATGCCTCACACCCATTGCCTAGCAGCCACACAGAAGAAATCAACGGACCAGCACTGGACACTCCGGCCAGCAAGTCCTCAACTGGGACGTACTGGCCTGTGCACTCAGACATAGTAACACCCGACCTGGAGTTAGGATGGCCAATGGTCATGCATGATAAACTCCAAACCAATATAGATCTGCTTTTCCATCCACCCAGATTAAACAGCCCCACCATCAAAGAGGTGATCCGTAAACAGATTCAGGGTGCCAGACAG GTTATTGCAATTGTAATGGACATTTTTACAGATGTGGATATATTCAAAGAAGCGGTTGATGCCTCCATCAGAGGAACTCCAGTTTATGTGCTTCTGGATGAATTTCATCTGCAAAGCTTTCTCTCAATGGCTGAGAATCAAGACATCCAAATCCCAAAACTTAGG AACATGAGAGTACGCACAGTGAAGGGGCAGGATTACATCTGTCGTACAGGAGCTACATTTCATGGAGCAATGGAGCAGAAGTTTCTATTGGTGGACTGCCAAACAGTGGTGTATGGATCATACAG CTTCATGTGGTCCTATGAGAAAATCAACCTGAGTATGGTGCAGGTCATAACAGGCCAGCTGGTGGAGTCCTATGACGAGGAGTTTCGAACGCTCTTCGCTCGCTCCTCCATGCCAGCAGTTCTCGCCCCTCCCGAGGGTGTGCTACTAGAAAGGAATGGAAGGCATGCTCTGGCAAAGTATGCTTCTCAATCCAGCCAAGCCTTTGAGAGGAAGGACCAGTTGAGACATACCCTGGACACAGTGTATAGGAAAGCCTGTGAGAGACAGATGGGCATGACGAGCCCtatcagagagatggaggagagacttTATGAGGAGGAGCCATTTCAACACAGACCCATGGTCAATCATGGTGTGAGTGTTCAAAAACACATCCATCAGTTCCAGTCTGCAGAGACTGCAAACTTCCTGAAAAGACACAGTTATGCTGGGGAGAGACAAGAAGTCTTGCATGTTCCACACAACACAAGGTATGGGGCAAGCAACTGGAATGTGGCTGGAGATGAAGGTTATCACTGCGCCCCGGGAAGAAGTCACTTTTCCAATGCTATGGATGACAATTCTCAGGGGGCACAGATGTACAGAGGTCACAATATTCGGCAGTCCTACCACAGAAATGACAAACACTCCCGCTCCATGCAGCAGAACATACCAACTTTGGAGCACACGGCTAAGTCCTTCTTGAGCACATATAGGATAGAGTCTTACCTCAATAACACTGACACTCCTATTGGAGAATCATGTGATTATCTGGACCAGTATGAAGCTCTGGAAAACAAAGCTAGCTCATTCATTCCCTCCAGAGTTAGGTCATCCCTTGTTTTCAAGTCCACTATTCCAGAGCAACCGGAGACAAACAGTTACTCAAAAAACTCTTTCATACGTCAGGTCGATCCCTCTGCAAGGCAAAACAATGCAACGTATTACTCATCAATGCAACGGAATCCAGCAACATCAATGGAAAACAGAATGAGACAGGATGAGTTTATAATGAAGAAGCAAAGTCTGCAGATTTTGGATGATCCTAGGAATAACATTGGCTATGGCCCAGGAAGAGACCCACATCAGTCTGTCTATGCCAGCCTGGGTAGAACCAAAGGGGGACTGGTAATCAAAAACCCTGAGCTCCTCCAAGACAACTGGCACAAAAGGCACAGTGTGGCAGACCCAAAGTCCAACATAGACTACAGAGACAATAAAGAGTCCTCCAGTCACATGTATGGTGGAGCCTTTGTGAGGACACAGGCAGATAGTGGTGGAATAAGAGTGGGTGCACAGAATGGAGGATATTCTTCAAATCTGATTGAGGATCAGAGATCTGTCTCTCAATATGATGTCAAAAACACAGTGGACATAAAGAGACCCCCTCTTTCCATTTGCAAAGAGCCTCCCTCCAGAACTGTGTCTGCAGCAGCCCTTGATATGAACAGCAAAGAGCCCACTTACAAGTCCACCAGTACAGCACTGGGCTCACCTCGTTTCCTCAAGAAGAGCTCCAAGAAAATCAGATCGTTGCTCAACATACCAGAGAAAAAAGAGGGTTCCCCTCTAACCAAGGAAAATGTCATTCCAAAAAGGGGTGGTAGCTCAGACACCATAGTGACTGAGGAAGAAGAACAAAGaccaaacagagagaggaaggttgCATCGCAGAGTGGCACCGCAAATCCAACCAGATCCCCTACCAGGCTAAAGATGGACAAGAACCACTTTGCAGATGATTTAGGTAAATCCTCAGCCCCTCGTTTCAGCACTGACGAGCTGCAGCAAAACCCTCCTGCCAGAGCTACATCCATTAGGACACAGGGGCAGCCTACTGCCATTGATGAAAGACATGAAAGGGCAAGCCTTGCATCAGGAAACTGGCGTAGCGATCAGGGGGGCAGTAGTCGTTTGTATAGCAGATTTGAGCCTTTCTGCTCATTTGAGAAGAAGGAACCCCACTCCTTACAATCTGCAACAGACCCTGCACCCATACATGCCCCAGAGAAGACCAAGAGAATGCACTCTGCTAAAAGTAACTCCAACAATgaacaacacaaccacactggcCAGCAGACAACTAGCCACCATGAAAACAAACTGGGGAAATTTATACAAAGAGTAGGGAATTTCATTCACAAAAATAAGTAG
- the LOC112256870 gene encoding protein FAM83B isoform X2, whose product MDIFTDVDIFKEAVDASIRGTPVYVLLDEFHLQSFLSMAENQDIQIPKLRNMRVRTVKGQDYICRTGATFHGAMEQKFLLVDCQTVVYGSYSFMWSYEKINLSMVQVITGQLVESYDEEFRTLFARSSMPAVLAPPEGVLLERNGRHALAKYASQSSQAFERKDQLRHTLDTVYRKACERQMGMTSPIREMEERLYEEEPFQHRPMVNHGVSVQKHIHQFQSAETANFLKRHSYAGERQEVLHVPHNTRYGASNWNVAGDEGYHCAPGRSHFSNAMDDNSQGAQMYRGHNIRQSYHRNDKHSRSMQQNIPTLEHTAKSFLSTYRIESYLNNTDTPIGESCDYLDQYEALENKASSFIPSRVRSSLVFKSTIPEQPETNSYSKNSFIRQVDPSARQNNATYYSSMQRNPATSMENRMRQDEFIMKKQSLQILDDPRNNIGYGPGRDPHQSVYASLGRTKGGLVIKNPELLQDNWHKRHSVADPKSNIDYRDNKESSSHMYGGAFVRTQADSGGIRVGAQNGGYSSNLIEDQRSVSQYDVKNTVDIKRPPLSICKEPPSRTVSAAALDMNSKEPTYKSTSTALGSPRFLKKSSKKIRSLLNIPEKKEGSPLTKENVIPKRGGSSDTIVTEEEEQRPNRERKVASQSGTANPTRSPTRLKMDKNHFADDLGKSSAPRFSTDELQQNPPARATSIRTQGQPTAIDERHERASLASGNWRSDQGGSSRLYSRFEPFCSFEKKEPHSLQSATDPAPIHAPEKTKRMHSAKSNSNNEQHNHTGQQTTSHHENKLGKFIQRVGNFIHKNK is encoded by the exons ATGGACATTTTTACAGATGTGGATATATTCAAAGAAGCGGTTGATGCCTCCATCAGAGGAACTCCAGTTTATGTGCTTCTGGATGAATTTCATCTGCAAAGCTTTCTCTCAATGGCTGAGAATCAAGACATCCAAATCCCAAAACTTAGG AACATGAGAGTACGCACAGTGAAGGGGCAGGATTACATCTGTCGTACAGGAGCTACATTTCATGGAGCAATGGAGCAGAAGTTTCTATTGGTGGACTGCCAAACAGTGGTGTATGGATCATACAG CTTCATGTGGTCCTATGAGAAAATCAACCTGAGTATGGTGCAGGTCATAACAGGCCAGCTGGTGGAGTCCTATGACGAGGAGTTTCGAACGCTCTTCGCTCGCTCCTCCATGCCAGCAGTTCTCGCCCCTCCCGAGGGTGTGCTACTAGAAAGGAATGGAAGGCATGCTCTGGCAAAGTATGCTTCTCAATCCAGCCAAGCCTTTGAGAGGAAGGACCAGTTGAGACATACCCTGGACACAGTGTATAGGAAAGCCTGTGAGAGACAGATGGGCATGACGAGCCCtatcagagagatggaggagagacttTATGAGGAGGAGCCATTTCAACACAGACCCATGGTCAATCATGGTGTGAGTGTTCAAAAACACATCCATCAGTTCCAGTCTGCAGAGACTGCAAACTTCCTGAAAAGACACAGTTATGCTGGGGAGAGACAAGAAGTCTTGCATGTTCCACACAACACAAGGTATGGGGCAAGCAACTGGAATGTGGCTGGAGATGAAGGTTATCACTGCGCCCCGGGAAGAAGTCACTTTTCCAATGCTATGGATGACAATTCTCAGGGGGCACAGATGTACAGAGGTCACAATATTCGGCAGTCCTACCACAGAAATGACAAACACTCCCGCTCCATGCAGCAGAACATACCAACTTTGGAGCACACGGCTAAGTCCTTCTTGAGCACATATAGGATAGAGTCTTACCTCAATAACACTGACACTCCTATTGGAGAATCATGTGATTATCTGGACCAGTATGAAGCTCTGGAAAACAAAGCTAGCTCATTCATTCCCTCCAGAGTTAGGTCATCCCTTGTTTTCAAGTCCACTATTCCAGAGCAACCGGAGACAAACAGTTACTCAAAAAACTCTTTCATACGTCAGGTCGATCCCTCTGCAAGGCAAAACAATGCAACGTATTACTCATCAATGCAACGGAATCCAGCAACATCAATGGAAAACAGAATGAGACAGGATGAGTTTATAATGAAGAAGCAAAGTCTGCAGATTTTGGATGATCCTAGGAATAACATTGGCTATGGCCCAGGAAGAGACCCACATCAGTCTGTCTATGCCAGCCTGGGTAGAACCAAAGGGGGACTGGTAATCAAAAACCCTGAGCTCCTCCAAGACAACTGGCACAAAAGGCACAGTGTGGCAGACCCAAAGTCCAACATAGACTACAGAGACAATAAAGAGTCCTCCAGTCACATGTATGGTGGAGCCTTTGTGAGGACACAGGCAGATAGTGGTGGAATAAGAGTGGGTGCACAGAATGGAGGATATTCTTCAAATCTGATTGAGGATCAGAGATCTGTCTCTCAATATGATGTCAAAAACACAGTGGACATAAAGAGACCCCCTCTTTCCATTTGCAAAGAGCCTCCCTCCAGAACTGTGTCTGCAGCAGCCCTTGATATGAACAGCAAAGAGCCCACTTACAAGTCCACCAGTACAGCACTGGGCTCACCTCGTTTCCTCAAGAAGAGCTCCAAGAAAATCAGATCGTTGCTCAACATACCAGAGAAAAAAGAGGGTTCCCCTCTAACCAAGGAAAATGTCATTCCAAAAAGGGGTGGTAGCTCAGACACCATAGTGACTGAGGAAGAAGAACAAAGaccaaacagagagaggaaggttgCATCGCAGAGTGGCACCGCAAATCCAACCAGATCCCCTACCAGGCTAAAGATGGACAAGAACCACTTTGCAGATGATTTAGGTAAATCCTCAGCCCCTCGTTTCAGCACTGACGAGCTGCAGCAAAACCCTCCTGCCAGAGCTACATCCATTAGGACACAGGGGCAGCCTACTGCCATTGATGAAAGACATGAAAGGGCAAGCCTTGCATCAGGAAACTGGCGTAGCGATCAGGGGGGCAGTAGTCGTTTGTATAGCAGATTTGAGCCTTTCTGCTCATTTGAGAAGAAGGAACCCCACTCCTTACAATCTGCAACAGACCCTGCACCCATACATGCCCCAGAGAAGACCAAGAGAATGCACTCTGCTAAAAGTAACTCCAACAATgaacaacacaaccacactggcCAGCAGACAACTAGCCACCATGAAAACAAACTGGGGAAATTTATACAAAGAGTAGGGAATTTCATTCACAAAAATAAGTAG